From the Treponema sp. J25 genome, one window contains:
- a CDS encoding PHP domain-containing protein gives MRADLHNHSCLSPCASLEMSPRRLVIEASRKGITILALTDHNSTKNCPAFEKLCYEAKIVPIFGLEACTREEVHILCLFTDLDAAMNFGDHCYRLLPPIPHNPEQLGDQVVVNEDEEILEEVGYYLGSALDLGVDEIGPLVESAGGMVIPAHIDRPAFSMISQLGFVVDGPWAALECIRIPPAYPTGSYPLITGSDAHYVEHIGRRSFELAVRTQEEKTPDKPDERLAWLKACLGSHK, from the coding sequence ATGCGGGCAGATTTACATAACCACTCATGCCTTTCTCCCTGTGCATCCCTTGAGATGTCTCCCCGCCGATTGGTGATCGAGGCATCCCGAAAGGGCATCACCATTCTAGCCCTCACGGACCATAACAGCACGAAAAATTGTCCTGCCTTTGAAAAACTGTGCTATGAAGCAAAGATAGTCCCCATTTTTGGTCTAGAAGCCTGCACGCGGGAAGAAGTGCACATCCTGTGTCTTTTTACCGACCTTGATGCCGCCATGAACTTTGGCGACCACTGCTACCGGCTCCTTCCGCCGATTCCCCATAACCCCGAACAACTTGGGGACCAGGTTGTGGTAAATGAAGATGAGGAGATTCTGGAAGAAGTGGGGTATTACCTTGGCTCTGCCCTGGATCTTGGGGTTGATGAAATCGGCCCCCTTGTAGAAAGTGCTGGGGGTATGGTTATTCCGGCCCACATCGACCGACCGGCCTTTTCTATGATAAGCCAGCTGGGTTTTGTAGTAGACGGCCCCTGGGCTGCCCTTGAGTGTATCCGCATCCCACCGGCCTATCCAACCGGCTCATATCCTCTTATCACCGGTTCCGATGCTCATTACGTAGAACACATTGGCCGCCGTTCCTTCGAGCTAGCTGTCCGGACCCAGGAGGAAAAAACCCCTGATAAACCCGATGAGCGCCTTGCGTGGCTTAAAGCATGCTTGGGATCACACAAATAA
- a CDS encoding ABC transporter permease encodes MGELGQIILKKIIQKIEEAGVFVAFVGKVLRYFVRRPIRFHLFLQQIELLGVNSVSIILLAGLAIGMIFALQMIILIQPFQAEIGVGAAVAVAMAQELAPIITTLMLIAKNGSAMAAELGTMKVTEQIDALESMSVDAIHYLVVPRVVASLLIFPILTMLANVVGALGALFIAIGLYKIDGASYVDYMFGVLRPAHIYIGLIKASIMGFMVSTICCFHGLQVTQGAKGVGDGATKAVVTASVSILIADYLLASFLNPLFFAVR; translated from the coding sequence ATGGGAGAGTTGGGCCAGATCATCCTTAAAAAAATAATCCAAAAAATTGAAGAAGCGGGGGTGTTTGTTGCCTTTGTAGGGAAGGTCCTCCGCTATTTTGTTCGTCGGCCTATTCGCTTCCATCTTTTTTTGCAACAGATAGAACTCCTGGGGGTTAATTCGGTTTCCATTATTCTGCTGGCGGGCCTCGCAATCGGCATGATCTTCGCCCTTCAGATGATTATCCTGATTCAACCCTTTCAGGCCGAAATTGGGGTTGGCGCGGCAGTGGCCGTGGCCATGGCGCAGGAACTGGCCCCCATCATCACCACATTGATGCTGATCGCCAAGAATGGTTCCGCCATGGCCGCAGAGCTGGGGACCATGAAGGTCACAGAACAAATCGACGCCCTTGAGTCTATGTCGGTGGATGCAATTCATTACCTTGTAGTGCCGAGAGTCGTGGCATCTCTTTTAATTTTTCCTATCCTTACAATGCTTGCTAATGTAGTGGGAGCACTGGGGGCTCTTTTTATTGCTATAGGATTATATAAGATTGATGGGGCCTCGTATGTAGATTACATGTTTGGCGTTTTACGGCCAGCCCACATTTACATTGGGCTCATAAAGGCAAGCATTATGGGGTTTATGGTGTCCACCATTTGCTGTTTTCATGGTTTACAGGTAACCCAGGGTGCCAAGGGGGTAGGGGATGGGGCCACTAAAGCGGTGGTTACCGCTTCCGTTTCGATTTTGATAGCGGATTACCTCTTAGCCTCGTTCTTAAATCCCCTTTTTTTCGCAGTGAGGTAA
- a CDS encoding ABC transporter permease: MNTLSLIGRFVIEKVTGLLYSLGFTGRLLRETFFFFRRRQVAFKVLVMQILFTGVEALGISTVLAIGIGATINIIGSSILPQFGQGRLMYTLLIAIITRELGPLLTAFIITARSGTAIATELGGMVVSHEIEAYISVGIDPISYLAVPRFLGVTLSSFFLNIYFNVFGLLGSYIVLSYLRPIPFSEYYGGLMDAFRIIDIGTGLTKSLVFGALISIIATYQGFSVQRASTEVPQAGIRAVSYSLIALVIADGILTILSYQL, from the coding sequence GTGAACACCCTTTCACTAATTGGACGGTTTGTTATAGAAAAGGTTACCGGCCTCCTGTACAGTCTGGGCTTTACCGGTCGATTATTGCGGGAAACCTTTTTCTTTTTCCGACGTCGTCAGGTGGCTTTTAAAGTTCTGGTGATGCAAATCCTCTTTACGGGGGTAGAAGCTCTGGGGATTTCCACGGTCCTGGCGATTGGTATTGGGGCTACCATTAATATTATCGGTTCTTCCATATTGCCCCAGTTTGGACAAGGGCGGCTCATGTATACCCTGCTTATTGCCATCATTACCCGAGAACTGGGTCCCCTGCTTACCGCTTTTATTATCACCGCTCGGTCAGGCACTGCAATTGCCACCGAACTGGGAGGGATGGTCGTTTCCCATGAGATAGAAGCATACATCTCGGTAGGAATAGACCCCATATCGTATTTGGCGGTCCCCCGTTTCCTGGGGGTTACCCTTTCTTCTTTTTTTCTTAATATCTATTTTAATGTATTCGGGTTATTGGGTTCCTACATTGTACTCAGCTATCTGCGGCCCATTCCTTTTTCGGAATACTACGGTGGTCTCATGGATGCCTTCAGAATAATCGATATAGGAACGGGGCTCACCAAAAGTCTTGTCTTCGGAGCCCTCATTTCTATCATTGCCACCTATCAGGGGTTTTCGGTACAACGGGCATCTACTGAAGTTCCCCAGGCAGGAATCCGGGCAGTAAGTTATTCTCTCATTGCCCTGGTTATCGCAGACGGTATTCTTACCATCCTTTCGTATCAGTTATGA
- a CDS encoding gamma carbonic anhydrase family protein — MIHAIGNKRPHIAEDVFIAWNAEVAGEVSLGAGASVWFSATLRGDIAPIIVGEGSNIQDGSTIHVDTNIPCIIGKGVTIGHGCILHSCTIEDGSLIGMGSIILNGAKIGPQSMVGAGALVTPGKEFPPRSLILGAPAKVVRELSEEEIANIQENARHYQELAQEAKHSYTEI, encoded by the coding sequence ATGATACACGCTATAGGAAATAAAAGGCCCCACATAGCAGAAGATGTGTTTATCGCCTGGAATGCGGAAGTGGCGGGAGAGGTATCCCTTGGAGCGGGAGCCTCAGTATGGTTCTCCGCCACCCTGCGGGGAGATATCGCCCCAATCATCGTAGGAGAAGGGAGCAACATTCAGGACGGAAGTACCATTCATGTGGATACAAACATTCCCTGCATTATTGGGAAGGGCGTTACCATTGGACATGGGTGTATTCTTCATTCGTGCACGATTGAAGACGGTTCTCTTATTGGTATGGGATCGATTATCCTGAACGGCGCAAAAATAGGGCCCCAGTCTATGGTGGGAGCTGGCGCCCTGGTTACCCCAGGGAAAGAGTTCCCCCCTCGGTCCTTAATTCTTGGGGCCCCCGCAAAGGTCGTACGGGAATTATCGGAAGAAGAAATAGCAAACATCCAGGAAAATGCCCGTCACTACCAAGAGCTGGCCCAAGAGGCAAAACATTCGTACACAGAAATTTGA
- a CDS encoding DRTGG domain-containing protein: MNIRDIVEPLGATIVQGQFEDRNIQGAYTSDLLSDVMANAKEGGALITIQAHKNTVAVASLVNISVIIVCNNRPIPEDMIEAAREEGIAILQTKENQFITSGRLYTLLGLHEKN; the protein is encoded by the coding sequence ATGAACATCCGTGACATTGTAGAACCCCTCGGCGCTACCATAGTGCAAGGCCAGTTTGAAGATCGGAATATACAGGGGGCTTATACATCGGACCTTTTATCTGATGTGATGGCCAACGCCAAGGAAGGGGGAGCCCTCATTACCATCCAGGCCCATAAAAATACGGTAGCCGTGGCAAGCCTCGTAAACATCTCGGTAATTATCGTCTGCAATAACCGTCCCATCCCCGAAGACATGATAGAAGCCGCCCGGGAAGAGGGGATAGCCATTCTTCAAACAAAGGAAAATCAATTTATTACTTCTGGGCGCTTGTATACCTTACTGGGACTCCATGAAAAGAACTAA
- a CDS encoding Cof-type HAD-IIB family hydrolase, producing MTNIKLIALDLDDTLLREDLTISHYSRSVIKQLEKRGVTVVLASGRSPQALQKYAHFLEMNKRPGYLICNNGTTVTESHTGNIVYQVLLPLEPALKVYDLVDAEGLPIQIYEDDVIFVSRRNEYADQDVKLTGLRQVVVQNFRSLLAQGATKMVIPGDPMLLKPLEIILKTYLGDEVTIFTSKPYFLEILPPCSGKGEALAIVAQRMGLSPHEVMAFGDSMNDESMLRWATYGVAMKNSQPAILELAPYVTEFTNEEDGVARFLEKHLLRKEPLLPSISQRNRGPIVTAEGQISSPRRPQPSTQEDNPHAG from the coding sequence ATGACAAACATTAAACTCATCGCCTTAGATCTGGATGATACCCTTTTGCGAGAGGACCTTACGATTTCTCACTATAGCCGGAGTGTCATAAAACAGCTCGAAAAGCGGGGTGTGACGGTAGTGCTTGCCTCAGGCCGTTCGCCTCAAGCCCTCCAAAAATATGCCCATTTCCTGGAAATGAATAAACGGCCAGGGTATCTCATTTGCAACAATGGAACCACGGTTACAGAAAGCCACACGGGGAACATCGTGTATCAGGTGCTGCTCCCCTTAGAACCGGCTCTTAAGGTGTACGATCTCGTCGATGCCGAGGGCCTGCCGATTCAGATTTACGAAGATGATGTTATTTTTGTCTCCCGCCGCAATGAGTACGCCGATCAGGATGTAAAACTCACGGGACTGCGACAGGTGGTGGTTCAAAATTTCCGCTCCCTCCTTGCGCAAGGGGCCACCAAGATGGTTATCCCTGGAGATCCCATGTTGCTTAAACCCTTAGAAATAATTTTAAAAACCTATCTGGGAGATGAGGTTACCATTTTTACCAGTAAGCCCTATTTTCTGGAAATTCTCCCGCCCTGCAGCGGAAAAGGGGAAGCCCTCGCTATAGTAGCCCAGCGCATGGGACTTAGTCCCCATGAGGTAATGGCCTTTGGGGATTCTATGAACGACGAATCCATGCTCCGGTGGGCCACCTATGGGGTGGCAATGAAAAATAGTCAGCCCGCTATTCTGGAACTGGCTCCCTACGTTACCGAATTCACCAATGAAGAAGATGGGGTAGCGCGGTTTCTAGAAAAACATCTTCTTCGGAAGGAGCCCCTTCTCCCTTCCATCTCACAGAGGAACAGGGGTCCCATCGTGACGGCGGAGGGGCAGATTTCATCACCAAGGCGCCCGCAGCCTTCTACTCAGGAGGATAATCCCCATGCAGGATGA
- a CDS encoding ParB/RepB/Spo0J family partition protein, whose amino-acid sequence MAVKHGLGKGLDALLALEEEPKQETGVSRSLTGEGGEVRVPIEKIQANPGQPRKVFDEEALQELAASIREHGIIQPLIVEQTPEGNYLLVAGERRLRAARLVGLRDVPVIVRNYSDERRLEVALVENVQRSDLNPIEEALAYKKLMEITGLSQDEVANRVGKNRSTVANALRLLKLPEDMQQALATGVLTSGHGRAILSVINPADQRVLYEKIVEKGLSVREAERLAQELNRGSRAAQPKNLSGTAGKKQEGQSRDPELAAIEQRLIDALGTKVSIQGDLKRGAVKIEYYSMEDLERLLYIFTQGRR is encoded by the coding sequence GTGGCTGTTAAGCATGGTCTGGGGAAAGGGCTCGATGCCCTGTTGGCTTTGGAAGAAGAGCCAAAACAAGAGACAGGTGTATCCCGGTCCCTTACTGGTGAGGGCGGTGAAGTTCGCGTCCCGATAGAAAAAATACAGGCGAATCCTGGCCAGCCTCGAAAGGTGTTTGATGAAGAAGCGTTGCAGGAACTGGCGGCTTCCATCCGGGAACACGGCATTATCCAGCCCCTGATTGTAGAGCAAACCCCTGAGGGAAACTATCTCCTCGTGGCCGGTGAGCGGCGCTTACGGGCTGCCCGCCTTGTGGGGCTGCGGGATGTCCCGGTGATTGTCAGAAATTACTCTGATGAACGACGCCTTGAAGTTGCCCTGGTAGAAAATGTTCAGCGTTCGGATCTTAACCCTATTGAAGAAGCCCTGGCGTACAAAAAACTGATGGAAATAACGGGGCTTTCTCAGGATGAGGTTGCAAACCGGGTTGGTAAGAATCGTTCCACCGTGGCCAATGCGTTGCGGCTCCTCAAATTGCCGGAGGATATGCAACAGGCTCTTGCCACAGGGGTTCTGACCAGCGGTCACGGTCGGGCGATCCTTTCGGTAATCAATCCTGCGGATCAGCGGGTCCTCTATGAAAAAATAGTGGAAAAGGGCCTTTCGGTGCGGGAGGCAGAAAGACTTGCCCAGGAGTTAAACCGGGGGAGCAGAGCGGCACAGCCCAAAAATCTTTCCGGAACGGCGGGAAAAAAACAAGAAGGACAATCCCGGGATCCCGAGCTTGCTGCTATAGAGCAACGACTTATTGATGCTTTAGGGACGAAGGTCTCTATTCAGGGAGATCTAAAAAGAGGTGCTGTTAAAATAGAATATTATTCGATGGAAGATCTGGAACGATTGCTATATATTTTTACCCAGGGCCGTCGGTGA
- a CDS encoding tetratricopeptide repeat protein: MKKSIPTEKKSSFSNPLVFLKKTVLLGSLLVCGIVYLSCSSAPKTPAENRTVRNEAGRLVQLGTKALREGQIAAARGYYEEAYRLFTSVDDPEGRIRALDGLGRVYPDKNEYWDRALTIAQFSGDPELIALALLLRAERQLLSQESSLAEIPQEGENLATELRNCINLLQRRPMDKARALRLYGALLRSTGQYDEALKAFNEAASIDQKEKAYIELASDNYLIASVYSKKGIYNKAQEYLFIALSYDKRAENSAGIGNTYYALGLVSEKAGNIEAARTYYEWARAVYEAIKMQDQVEAIQKRLGTLEK, translated from the coding sequence ATGAAAAAGAGTATCCCTACCGAGAAGAAAAGTTCCTTCTCCAATCCCTTGGTTTTTCTGAAAAAAACCGTATTGTTAGGCTCCCTCTTGGTTTGCGGCATTGTCTATTTAAGCTGTTCCAGTGCCCCCAAAACTCCCGCCGAAAACCGCACCGTTCGAAACGAAGCGGGACGCCTTGTTCAGCTGGGCACTAAGGCGTTGCGGGAAGGACAAATCGCTGCAGCCCGGGGCTATTACGAAGAGGCCTATCGGCTTTTCACGTCCGTGGATGATCCCGAAGGCAGGATCCGCGCGTTGGATGGGCTTGGGCGGGTATACCCAGACAAAAATGAGTACTGGGACCGGGCCCTGACCATTGCCCAGTTTTCAGGGGATCCAGAACTTATTGCCCTGGCTTTGCTCTTAAGAGCAGAACGTCAATTGCTTTCTCAGGAATCCTCTCTTGCAGAAATTCCACAGGAAGGGGAAAACCTCGCCACGGAATTGCGGAATTGCATCAACCTGTTACAACGAAGGCCCATGGATAAAGCCCGGGCACTTCGACTGTATGGGGCTCTTCTTCGAAGCACCGGTCAATACGATGAGGCTTTGAAAGCTTTCAACGAGGCAGCCAGCATCGATCAAAAGGAAAAAGCTTATATTGAACTTGCCTCTGATAACTATTTGATCGCCTCGGTGTATTCAAAAAAGGGAATCTACAACAAGGCCCAAGAATACCTGTTTATCGCCCTTTCGTATGACAAACGGGCAGAAAATTCAGCCGGCATTGGAAACACCTACTATGCCCTGGGGCTGGTAAGCGAAAAAGCAGGAAATATCGAGGCGGCCCGGACTTACTATGAGTGGGCCAGAGCAGTATACGAAGCCATCAAAATGCAAGACCAGGTAGAGGCGATTCAAAAACGGCTTGGGACGCTTGAAAAGTAA
- a CDS encoding AAA family ATPase, whose amino-acid sequence MGKTYVFVNQKGGVGKTTSAINIGAYLAEAEKRVLLVDFDSQANLTSGIGADGSKPGVYELISGTAPIDQVIQETIVRNLYVIPSSINLSGAAIELVDQEGRDFFLKRALEPVREKYDFILIDCPPSLGILTLNGMVAADSVLIPLQCEYFALEGLSLLLQTIKRIQKSINPHLEIGGIFFTMYDSRTKLAQDVVKQVTGYFKDRVFRTIIPRNVRLSEAPSHGLPISQYDALCVGARSYKSLAEEVLARGC is encoded by the coding sequence ATGGGAAAGACCTACGTATTTGTGAATCAAAAAGGGGGCGTTGGGAAAACGACCTCGGCTATCAATATTGGGGCCTATCTTGCGGAGGCAGAGAAAAGGGTGCTCCTCGTGGATTTTGATTCTCAGGCGAATCTGACGAGTGGCATCGGGGCTGATGGATCCAAGCCCGGTGTGTATGAACTTATTTCGGGGACCGCTCCTATTGACCAGGTGATTCAGGAAACCATTGTCCGAAATTTGTATGTGATCCCTTCTTCTATTAATCTTTCTGGGGCGGCCATTGAACTGGTGGATCAGGAAGGGCGGGACTTTTTCTTAAAACGAGCCCTGGAGCCGGTGCGGGAAAAGTATGATTTCATTTTGATCGATTGCCCTCCTTCGCTGGGTATTCTTACCCTGAATGGAATGGTTGCCGCCGATTCGGTACTTATCCCCCTTCAGTGTGAATATTTTGCCCTCGAAGGGCTCTCTCTGCTTTTGCAGACTATTAAGCGGATCCAGAAATCCATTAACCCTCACCTTGAAATTGGGGGTATCTTTTTTACGATGTATGACTCTCGAACAAAATTGGCCCAGGATGTAGTAAAACAGGTGACGGGTTATTTTAAGGATCGCGTTTTCAGGACCATTATTCCCCGGAATGTCCGATTGTCGGAGGCCCCCTCCCATGGGCTCCCGATTTCCCAGTATGATGCCCTGTGTGTGGGTGCCCGCAGTTATAAAAGTTTAGCCGAGGAGGTACTGGCCCGTGGCTGTTAA
- a CDS encoding MlaD family protein: protein MKFRIKYADQIVGLFVILAGLLLVFILILAGGKQRWFSRDYRFTSQFNSGSGIPVGTPILYKGFQIGRIERIRLNQMNTVDVSLIIYQEYRDRVTENSLLELVTSPIGLGNQLLFYPGKSAQLLEEGSFIPSFDTPAGRTLVEAGLVERPPKDDTITRLLSNVNPLVENINATVVALEKTLTILNSALEGKGSGPLAQTVQEVATSAGEIRVLTQNLSQTVQEAGPAIRSALQETGTRIPQVLSDIEKTTASLASIGKNLEATSAALRDPTGLVPKLLDPKGSLKTLLDDNNQLFNRIDNSLAQIEQALTNLQGATAILASQMPRIAATIDDARSAIVSAQDVLEGLKNNPLLRGGIPERIDPKAAPTGLRNGDF from the coding sequence ATGAAATTCCGGATTAAATACGCCGACCAGATTGTGGGCCTCTTTGTTATTCTTGCGGGGCTTCTCCTCGTGTTTATTCTTATCCTCGCAGGTGGGAAGCAACGCTGGTTCTCCCGGGACTATCGGTTTACTTCTCAATTTAATTCGGGAAGCGGCATTCCTGTAGGAACCCCCATTCTTTATAAAGGATTCCAGATAGGAAGAATAGAAAGGATACGTCTTAACCAGATGAATACGGTGGATGTGTCCCTCATTATTTATCAGGAATATCGGGATAGGGTTACGGAAAATTCTCTCCTTGAACTCGTCACAAGCCCTATCGGTTTAGGGAATCAGCTCCTTTTTTATCCGGGCAAAAGTGCTCAGCTTCTTGAAGAAGGGAGTTTTATCCCCTCTTTTGACACCCCTGCGGGGAGGACCCTCGTTGAAGCGGGGCTCGTAGAACGGCCGCCGAAGGACGATACGATTACTCGTCTTCTTTCCAATGTGAATCCCCTAGTGGAAAACATCAACGCCACGGTGGTGGCCCTAGAAAAAACCCTTACCATTCTTAATTCAGCCTTAGAAGGAAAGGGCAGCGGCCCCCTCGCACAAACCGTACAAGAGGTAGCCACATCGGCAGGGGAGATACGGGTCCTGACACAAAACCTTTCCCAAACCGTTCAGGAAGCAGGTCCTGCTATCCGGAGCGCCCTTCAAGAAACGGGGACCCGGATCCCGCAGGTCCTTTCGGACATAGAAAAAACCACGGCATCGCTGGCTTCCATTGGGAAAAACCTGGAAGCCACCTCAGCGGCTCTCCGGGACCCCACCGGCCTTGTTCCAAAGCTTTTAGATCCAAAGGGTTCCCTTAAAACCTTGCTGGATGATAACAATCAGCTCTTTAATCGGATAGATAACTCCCTCGCCCAGATTGAACAGGCCCTTACCAACCTGCAAGGGGCTACTGCCATCCTGGCAAGCCAAATGCCCCGCATAGCCGCCACCATTGACGATGCTCGGAGTGCCATTGTTTCTGCCCAGGATGTCCTTGAGGGACTTAAAAACAATCCTCTCCTTCGCGGAGGCATCCCTGAACGGATAGATCCGAAGGCGGCTCCTACGGGGCTCCGTAACGGGGACTTCTAA
- a CDS encoding ATP-binding cassette domain-containing protein: MNTIIEAQRISVTLAQFPVLTDVSLSIPEGMSTIIIGKAGSGKSTLLKTLAGLVVPDEGKVLYRGIDIGRASLAEEQHFRSESAFVFQDAALWANQSIYNNLMIPLSIHFPSLSKNEIDSRIREIVQRVGYNESLAYRPADLSMGEQKLISLARALIYEPSVLFLDEPTSSLDMESSQHITNILLEEKKKGTTIVAVSHDNRLISRLADYVCVVFNGGIADFNTLENIAPRLGKDIQRLLRSKGQEQASLDETSRDIYS, translated from the coding sequence ATGAACACTATTATTGAAGCTCAGCGAATCAGCGTAACCCTTGCTCAATTTCCGGTTCTTACCGACGTTTCTCTTTCTATTCCTGAAGGGATGAGTACCATTATCATCGGGAAAGCGGGCTCAGGGAAAAGCACCTTGCTTAAAACCCTGGCAGGTCTGGTTGTCCCTGACGAGGGGAAGGTTCTGTACCGGGGGATTGATATTGGCAGGGCATCCCTTGCAGAAGAACAACACTTCCGCAGCGAGAGCGCCTTTGTTTTTCAGGATGCCGCCCTGTGGGCGAATCAGAGTATTTACAATAATCTAATGATTCCCCTATCTATCCATTTTCCTTCTTTGAGCAAAAATGAAATCGACAGTCGCATTCGGGAGATAGTTCAGCGGGTTGGGTATAATGAAAGCTTGGCCTACCGACCAGCGGACCTTTCCATGGGGGAACAAAAATTGATATCCCTGGCCCGGGCACTCATCTATGAACCTTCTGTACTTTTTCTGGATGAACCGACTTCCTCGCTGGACATGGAATCATCCCAGCATATCACGAACATCCTTTTAGAAGAAAAAAAGAAGGGAACCACCATCGTCGCGGTAAGTCACGACAATCGCCTTATTTCCCGCCTGGCCGATTATGTCTGTGTGGTATTCAATGGGGGTATCGCTGACTTTAATACCCTGGAAAACATTGCTCCCCGGCTTGGGAAAGACATCCAGCGATTACTTCGTTCAAAAGGTCAGGAACAGGCCTCTCTTGACGAGACAAGCCGGGACATCTACAGTTAA
- a CDS encoding CBS domain-containing protein gives MQDDIPINTVDSPSVVLELIFKLKIKDVMTTALITAKKEDTLRHIQALMRENYITGVPIADDRRLLGIVSIDDIVTALDKGYIDDRAENRMTRNVIVLEDDMPLSFAISYLNKYRYGRFPVLNKNRELVGIITSKDVIRALLVEMNREVLRLEKIHKQENKGPSTAKELTFPTTRYDFERAGHASTEIKKALKQLNLDPKIIRRIAIASYELEINQVVHSYGGTISCSILPDRVIITATDTGPGIENIELALQEGWSTANEWIRSLGFGAGMGLANTKRVSDEFSIQSTVGEGTTVVSVVYLNSHKNDEDPL, from the coding sequence ATGCAGGATGATATCCCCATCAACACGGTGGATTCCCCTTCGGTAGTACTGGAGCTTATTTTCAAATTAAAAATAAAGGATGTCATGACCACCGCCCTCATTACCGCAAAAAAAGAGGACACCCTGCGGCACATTCAAGCCTTGATGCGGGAAAACTACATTACCGGTGTTCCTATCGCAGATGACCGACGACTTTTAGGTATTGTCTCCATAGACGACATCGTGACGGCCCTCGACAAAGGCTACATTGATGACCGGGCCGAAAATCGGATGACCCGAAACGTGATTGTCCTCGAGGATGACATGCCCCTTTCCTTTGCTATTTCATACCTCAATAAATACCGATACGGTCGTTTCCCGGTGTTAAATAAAAACCGAGAGCTGGTCGGTATTATCACTTCAAAGGATGTGATCCGGGCTTTGTTAGTGGAAATGAACCGGGAGGTCCTCAGGCTTGAAAAAATTCACAAACAGGAAAATAAGGGGCCTTCTACCGCAAAAGAACTGACCTTTCCTACCACCCGTTACGACTTTGAACGGGCAGGCCATGCCTCTACCGAAATTAAAAAGGCTCTGAAACAGCTGAACCTGGATCCCAAAATCATTCGCCGCATCGCCATTGCAAGTTATGAACTTGAAATAAATCAGGTGGTTCACTCCTATGGTGGCACCATCTCCTGTTCCATCCTTCCCGACCGGGTAATCATCACCGCCACCGATACGGGACCGGGAATCGAAAATATCGAACTGGCATTGCAGGAAGGCTGGTCCACCGCCAACGAATGGATCCGGTCCCTTGGGTTTGGGGCGGGCATGGGCCTGGCAAATACCAAGCGGGTCTCCGATGAATTTTCGATCCAATCTACCGTAGGAGAAGGAACCACCGTTGTTTCGGTGGTATATTTAAATTCCCATAAAAACGATGAGGACCCATTATGA
- a CDS encoding GerMN domain-containing protein, whose translation MPVESSPSGKLPSTQTDESVSGKPTKTVSPEKTSPTTVVSPKGTSPSAPPEKPAPRIRRLYLVRVEEDGTVTRVSVERSLPSSDTPLADAIASLLKGPTVTEKQKGYTSLIPPGTRLYSALVKDGIAYLNFSEEFLFNPYGTEGYLGQLKQIVWTATEFPTVKQVQILIEGKVTEYLGEGIRIGRPLSRDSF comes from the coding sequence ATGCCTGTTGAAAGCTCGCCTTCAGGGAAACTTCCTTCCACACAAACCGATGAATCCGTATCAGGAAAACCGACCAAAACCGTTTCGCCTGAGAAGACCTCGCCTACGACGGTGGTATCTCCCAAAGGGACTTCCCCGTCGGCGCCGCCAGAGAAACCGGCTCCCCGAATTCGTCGTCTCTATTTAGTACGGGTAGAAGAAGATGGTACGGTGACAAGGGTGTCGGTGGAACGAAGTCTTCCTTCTAGCGACACCCCTCTGGCGGATGCGATTGCAAGTCTTCTGAAGGGGCCTACGGTGACCGAGAAGCAAAAAGGCTATACCTCGCTTATCCCGCCAGGCACTCGCCTGTATTCGGCTCTCGTTAAAGATGGAATTGCCTACCTTAATTTCAGCGAGGAATTTTTATTTAATCCCTATGGTACCGAAGGGTACCTGGGGCAACTTAAACAAATCGTGTGGACCGCCACCGAATTCCCTACGGTGAAACAGGTGCAAATCCTGATTGAAGGTAAGGTAACCGAGTACCTTGGCGAAGGGATTCGCATTGGCAGGCCCCTTTCCCGGGATTCTTTCTAA